The Nostoc sp. 'Lobaria pulmonaria (5183) cyanobiont' DNA window CACAACTATATGCCTATACATTAGACATAGGAGTAGAGACGTAGCAGTGCTACGTTTCTACAAGGGTTGTGGATAAGGTATATTAATTTCTGAAGATGTCTAACGCATTACAATGTTTTGTAGGGTGCGTTATACAAACTTAACGCACCCTAGAAATTTAAGATTAATTTAATGTCACAAGGCAAAAATCACTCAGATTTTCCCGACTCAGGCTTATAATAAAGGGCTGATTTATATAAGACTTGTTCTTGATGGGTTTCTAAAGTGCAATCAGACAAAGGGTAAGTTACACAAGTAACAACATAACCAGCTTGTATTTCATTTGGACGCAGAAATTTTTGCTCGCTTTGCTCGACTTCACCACTAATAAGTTTCGCAATACACGCAGAACATTCGCCTTGTTTACACCCAGATGGTAGGCGGATACCAGCTTCTTCCGCCATATCTAAAATATATTGATCGTCTGGGACTGGAATGGTGCGATCTAATCCAAGTGTAGGATTGATAAATCGAACTTGATAAACTGCCATCTGCTGTTTCTAATTATTGTTTAACTACTTTCATCGACAAACTAATCCGTTTGAGTTTCTCGTTGATTTCTAACACCTGCACTTTGACTACTTGTCCAACTTTGACCACTTTGTTGGGATCGTCTATAAATCTATCAGCAAGTTGGGATATATGCACTAAGCCATCTTGATGTACGCCAATATCGACAAAGGCTCCAAAGTTGGCGACGTTCGTCACAATTCCCTCTAGTTCCATTCCCACATTTAAGTCCCTGATTTCCTTAATTCCTTCTCTGAAGGTGGCATACTTAAACTCAGCACGAGGATCTCTACCTGGTTTTTCGAGTTCGCTGAGGATGTCGCGCAGTGTGGGTTCGCCGATGCTATCGGTAACGTATTTCTTCAGGTTGGTTTTTTTGAGTTTTTCGGCAATTTGTGTCACCTGATTTAATGGCACATTTAGATCGGATGCGATCGCTTCTACTACAGAATAACTCTCTGGATGCACTGCTGTATTATCTAATGGGTTATCACTGCCGCGAATCCGCAGAAAACCTGCTGCTTGTTCAAAAGCTTTTGGCCCCAACTTCGGAACTTTCAACAGTTGTCGGCGATTTTTAAAGGCTCCATGCTGGTTGCGATGGGCGACAATATTATTGG harbors:
- a CDS encoding 2Fe-2S iron-sulfur cluster-binding protein; protein product: MAVYQVRFINPTLGLDRTIPVPDDQYILDMAEEAGIRLPSGCKQGECSACIAKLISGEVEQSEQKFLRPNEIQAGYVVTCVTYPLSDCTLETHQEQVLYKSALYYKPESGKSE